The following are from one region of the Salvia splendens isolate huo1 chromosome 2, SspV2, whole genome shotgun sequence genome:
- the LOC121762376 gene encoding mediator of RNA polymerase II transcription subunit 10b-like codes for MDSSPATTAGGGGTNIMVSQSSAASPMDSSAAAAAAATSVDDPKQNLTQVINSIQKTLALLHQLYLTVSSYNVGSQLPLLQRMNNLVLELDNMTRLAEKCNSQVPMEVLNLIDDGKNPDEFTRDMLNGCIAKNQITKGKTDAFKGLRRHLLEELEQVFPAEVETYREIRSASAAEAKRLAQTQNMLPNGDAKS; via the exons ATGGATTCATCGCCGGCAACCACCGCGGGCGGCGGCGGAACCAACATTATGGTCTCGCAATCATCCGCTGCGTCGCCTATGGATtcttccgccgccgccgccgccgccgcaaccTCAGTTGACGATCCTAAACAGAATTTGACTCAAGTTATAAATTCAATCCAGAAAACTCTCGCCCTCCTCCATCAGCTCTACCTCACCGTCTCCTCCTACAATGTTGGTTCCCAACTCCCTCTCCTCCAGCGcat GAATAATCTAGTGTTGGAATTGGATAATATGACGAGATTAGCAGAGAAGTGCAACAGTCAGGTGCCCATGGAGGTTCTAAA TTTGATAGATGATGGGAAGAATCCTGATGAGTTCACACGGGATATGTTGAATGGATGCATTGCCAAGAACCAGATTACTAAAGGGAAAACAGATGCCTTCAAG GGCTTGCGAAGACATCTCCTAGAAGAACTAGAGCAGGTATTTCCTGCTGAAGTTGAAACTTATAGGGAGATACGATCAGCATCTGCAGCC GAGGCCAAACGATTGGCTCAAACCCAAAACATGCTTCCGAATGGGGATGCCAAAAGTTAA
- the LOC121775300 gene encoding protein MIZU-KUSSEI 1-like, producing the protein MPTPKHKASTPPRSPNPTHSPPRPLEPPSHKKNPSKSTKLLKRFRSVFRSFPVINPPCKMPGPAHAGRAHDGHMHGGRQMSGTLFGHRKSRVNLAIQEHPRCLPMLVLELSLQTGKLLQDMGLGLVRIALESEKSASEKIKLVDEPIWSMYCNGKKVGYAVKRDPTEDDLKVMQLLHAVSMGAGVLPVEGGAAAAEGEMTYMRAHFERVVGSRDSETYYMMNPDGNSGPELSIFFVRV; encoded by the coding sequence ATGCCAACACCCAAACACAAGGCCTCCACCCCGCCCCGGTCCCCGAACCCGACCCACTCCCCGCCCCGGCCCCTCGAGCCGCCCTCCCACAAGAAAAACCCCTCTAAATCCACCAAGCTCCTCAAACGGTTCAGGTCCGTCTTCCGGTCCTTCCCCGTGATAAACCCGCCGTGCAAGATGCCAGGGCCGGCCCATGCGGGCCGCGCCCACGACGGCCACATGCACGGGGGGAGGCAGATGAGCGGGACCCTGTTCGGGCACCGCAAGTCTCGGGTGAACCTGGCGATCCAGGAGCACCCGAGGTGCCTCCCCATGCTAGTCCTGGAGTTGTCCCTCCAAACAGGGAAGCTGCTCCAGGACATGGGGCTGGGGCTCGTCCGGATCGCCCTCGAGAGCGAGAAGAGCGCCTCGGAGAAGATCAAGCTGGTGGACGAGCCCATATGGAGCATGTATTGCAATGGGAAGAAAGTGGGGTATGCGGTGAAGAGGGACCCCACTGAGGATGACTTGAAGGTCATGCAGTTGTTGCATGCGGTGTCGATGGGGGCCGGGGTGCTGCCGGTGGAGGGCGGCGCCGCGGCAGCGGAGGGGGAGATGACGTACATGAGGGCCCACTTTGAGAGGGTGGTGGGGTCAAGGGACTCAGAGACCTACTATATGATGAATCCTGATGGGAATAGTGGACCTGAGCTTAGTATCTTCTTTGTTAGGGTTTGA